A genomic segment from Leptolyngbya boryana PCC 6306 encodes:
- a CDS encoding dynamin family protein, which translates to MRIETTNFLDDLDRVAQNRAAMADEISAISTTLRQVETESAGASGQLGLEREIEDLTNAGEILKAGVFRLLVLGDMKRGKSTFLNALLGENLLPSDVNPCTALLTVLKYGTEKRVTIHFNDGKSPLQTDFRTFKEQYTIAPEEAKTLEQNNQQAFPDISHAVVEYPLALLEKGVEIVDSPGLNDTEARNELSLGYIHNCHAILFVMRSTQPCTLGERRYLENYIKDRGLSVFFLINAWDQVKESLIDPDDAEELAQAESKLRRVFRSNLAEYCNIDGYDLYDERLFEISAIQALRRRIKNPDANLDGTGFPEFLAALNTFLTQERAVSEMRKARTLARQAQHRVQESIDLRIPLLDQDLQELKQRIDSVEPEFQKLSEIRDRFRDEIRQLEDKKARAIADSFRTYLMGMEATFEQDFLKYQPNELQFFDFFSESKRERFNAKSQQGFQQYLNDKCAAWALTADQELKAAFSELSQRAEQHGASYSEVTAQISEKMTGIQARLHSSEKEESAPSWAKWAMGLFSLSRGNLAGAALAISGFDFGTVTLNLVATVGVAFLFGSILGPFGVLLAGLAIGAFQADDARQRFAKAVKKELVHHLPSVAQEQWQPIYHSVQECFEAYEDGIIQRIDDDIQSRKSELDNLVRQKESRQIDRDVEVDRLMKVRSQIDQHCDRVESIYRSLLG; encoded by the coding sequence ATGCGAATTGAAACAACGAATTTTCTCGACGATCTCGATCGAGTGGCGCAGAATCGAGCTGCGATGGCAGATGAGATCAGCGCGATCTCGACCACTTTGCGCCAGGTTGAGACTGAAAGTGCAGGCGCGTCTGGTCAGTTAGGGCTAGAACGCGAGATCGAAGATTTGACAAATGCAGGGGAGATTCTGAAAGCAGGTGTATTTCGCCTGTTAGTCCTTGGGGATATGAAACGTGGGAAAAGTACGTTTCTCAATGCGTTACTGGGTGAGAACTTATTGCCTAGCGATGTGAATCCTTGCACAGCTTTGCTAACCGTGCTGAAATACGGGACTGAAAAGCGCGTGACGATTCATTTTAATGATGGTAAGTCGCCGTTGCAAACCGATTTCAGAACGTTTAAGGAGCAATATACGATCGCTCCAGAAGAGGCAAAAACATTAGAACAAAACAATCAGCAAGCGTTTCCAGATATTAGTCACGCAGTTGTTGAGTATCCGTTAGCGCTACTTGAGAAAGGCGTTGAAATTGTTGATAGCCCCGGATTGAATGATACTGAAGCGCGCAATGAACTTTCACTCGGCTACATTCACAACTGTCATGCGATTTTGTTTGTGATGCGATCGACGCAGCCTTGCACCCTTGGAGAACGTCGATATCTAGAGAATTACATTAAAGATCGCGGCTTGTCTGTCTTCTTCTTGATCAATGCTTGGGATCAGGTGAAAGAGAGTTTGATTGATCCAGATGATGCTGAAGAGTTGGCGCAGGCTGAATCGAAATTGAGACGAGTTTTTCGATCGAACTTAGCCGAGTATTGCAACATTGATGGTTACGATCTCTATGATGAGCGGCTGTTTGAAATCTCTGCAATTCAAGCATTGAGACGACGCATCAAAAATCCGGATGCCAATCTAGATGGCACTGGATTCCCTGAATTTCTCGCAGCGTTGAATACGTTCTTGACGCAGGAACGGGCTGTTTCTGAGATGAGAAAAGCAAGAACTTTGGCGCGGCAAGCTCAGCATCGAGTGCAAGAATCAATCGACTTGCGGATTCCGTTATTAGACCAAGATCTTCAAGAATTGAAGCAACGCATTGATTCGGTAGAACCGGAGTTTCAGAAGCTTTCAGAGATTCGCGATCGCTTTCGAGATGAGATTCGCCAGTTAGAAGATAAAAAGGCACGAGCGATCGCGGATTCGTTTCGGACGTATCTCATGGGCATGGAAGCGACCTTTGAACAGGATTTTCTCAAATATCAGCCGAATGAGCTGCAGTTTTTTGATTTCTTTAGTGAGTCGAAGCGAGAGCGCTTTAATGCCAAGTCTCAGCAAGGTTTTCAGCAGTATCTGAATGATAAGTGTGCAGCTTGGGCATTAACAGCAGATCAAGAACTGAAAGCTGCATTCTCTGAATTGTCTCAGCGCGCTGAACAACACGGAGCAAGCTACAGCGAAGTGACAGCACAAATTAGTGAAAAGATGACTGGGATTCAAGCTCGATTGCACTCTAGTGAGAAAGAAGAGAGCGCACCCAGTTGGGCAAAATGGGCGATGGGATTGTTCTCGTTGTCGCGCGGAAATTTGGCAGGAGCAGCACTAGCGATTAGTGGATTTGATTTTGGAACCGTGACGCTGAATTTAGTGGCGACGGTTGGCGTTGCGTTTTTGTTTGGCTCGATTTTAGGCCCATTTGGAGTCTTGCTTGCGGGTCTTGCGATCGGAGCATTTCAAGCCGATGATGCACGCCAACGGTTTGCAAAAGCAGTGAAAAAAGAATTAGTGCATCATTTACCGAGCGTTGCTCAGGAGCAATGGCAGCCGATTTATCATTCAGTGCAGGAATGTTTCGAGGCGTATGAGGACGGAATTATTCAACGGATTGACGATGATATCCAATCGAGAAAATCCGAGCTGGATAATTTGGTGCGTCAGAAAGAATCACGACAGATTGATCGAGATGTGGAAGTCGATCGATTGATGAAGGTACGATCACAGATTGATCAACACTGCGATCGGGTGGAATCAATTTATCGATCGTTGTTGGGATAG
- the psaM gene encoding photosystem I reaction center subunit XII, translating to MPLSDTQVLVALVIALIPGVLAFRLSTELYK from the coding sequence ATGCCTTTATCCGATACTCAAGTTCTGGTCGCACTCGTCATTGCTCTCATTCCGGGAGTTTTGGCGTTCCGGTTATCAACCGAGCTTTATAAGTAA
- a CDS encoding slr1601 family putative cell division protein: MNALPLPQPPESRKPRRSRAQQPLRRQVRSRVLAAEALIKLSVNALISTAAIAALTQLIPYGVTQQAKLKEIQTEVKTADTRVSRLKAAFNRNFDPHQASKVAQEQANVMPPDSRMVVLGDVEPPAQTAQAAPAQNP, encoded by the coding sequence ATGAACGCACTTCCTCTACCACAGCCGCCTGAATCCCGAAAACCTCGCCGCTCACGCGCTCAGCAACCGCTCCGCCGTCAAGTACGTTCTCGGGTGCTCGCTGCCGAAGCTCTGATTAAACTTAGTGTTAATGCTTTAATTTCTACTGCTGCGATCGCAGCTCTAACGCAGCTTATTCCTTATGGGGTCACCCAACAGGCAAAACTGAAAGAAATACAGACCGAAGTAAAAACAGCAGATACGCGAGTCAGTCGCCTAAAAGCTGCCTTTAATCGTAATTTTGATCCTCATCAAGCTTCTAAAGTTGCCCAAGAGCAAGCCAATGTGATGCCGCCGGATTCACGGATGGTGGTTCTGGGTGATGTTGAGCCACCGGCACAAACCGCACAAGCAGCTCCGGCTCAAAATCCCTGA
- a CDS encoding LabA-like NYN domain-containing protein, whose product MIQLVREPDGVESSLPQAPENSSEQLPLLFPEEFDETDAPIHLHRGRLMLFIDGANLFYAASQMGVEIDYAKLLNYLQQQSTLIYAFFYTGVDPSNLRQHAFLTWMRRNGYRVVTKDVVLNPSGSKRVSSMNVEIAVDMMRFAQDCDTEILISGDGDLAYAVNAVSHVGTKVEVISLRSMTHDRLVAVADNFIDILSLRDAIQKSPRS is encoded by the coding sequence ATGATCCAGTTAGTACGAGAACCGGACGGTGTGGAATCATCCCTTCCCCAAGCCCCGGAAAATTCCTCTGAACAGTTACCGCTACTTTTTCCTGAAGAATTCGACGAAACAGATGCCCCAATCCATTTGCATCGAGGTCGATTGATGCTGTTTATTGATGGTGCAAATTTATTCTATGCAGCATCACAAATGGGAGTTGAAATTGATTATGCAAAATTGTTGAACTATCTTCAGCAGCAAAGTACTTTAATCTATGCGTTTTTCTATACGGGGGTTGATCCGAGCAATCTCCGCCAACATGCATTTCTCACTTGGATGCGGCGAAATGGCTACCGTGTGGTGACGAAAGATGTTGTTCTAAATCCATCAGGGTCGAAGCGCGTCAGTAGTATGAATGTTGAGATTGCGGTCGATATGATGCGCTTTGCACAGGATTGCGATACGGAGATCTTGATCAGTGGTGATGGAGATTTAGCCTATGCGGTGAATGCTGTTTCGCATGTAGGGACAAAGGTTGAAGTGATTTCTTTGCGATCGATGACGCACGATCGCTTAGTAGCGGTTGCAGATAACTTTATTGATATCCTTAGCCTTCGTGATGCGATTCAGAAGTCTCCAAGATCTTAG
- a CDS encoding dynamin family protein has product MSIESQIEIIKSAIGTLELPPNHSIRQDLELICQRDSDNLRIAVFAPFNYGKSTLLNAILGERALPIDLIPTTGAAIRVQYGETLQTTIQFNDDRTITETGTDLLKQFAILDNDRRMREDVKSVEVFCPHPFLKTGIEFIDLPGTDDREAQDTLVKNQLLSTDVIIQVLDGRKLMTLGEREQLRDWLLDRGITTVIFVVNFLNLLDPDDQKQVYSRLRFVAESFRSHLPPGISNLYRVDALPALRARLKGESSAAQASGLPIFESALQTIAAHFQNSRTTQTARIQAITVQIKQQLQQKISDLESEIRTETETLNQRFQIQQKAQGLIQKGFESSLQEFRDWLTLDRLLSRYQLEAGLALQTQTFRSWETGAFKRSAIDYQQELVKWVHQACEFFDQPRPKQLVLTFPPIKQELVEIQESGDDSSTLDLLFGRKIASVMRESASFLFDDQPMKRPNPQHSLEAYQELIQTYFTHFSQLNLAAIDQYEQSATPILQFELKPSASEIPRHHQLQLLRSQFAKILETSESHHEG; this is encoded by the coding sequence ATGTCAATAGAATCACAAATTGAAATTATCAAATCCGCGATCGGCACACTCGAACTTCCCCCTAACCATTCCATTCGACAAGACCTAGAACTCATCTGTCAACGCGACTCCGACAATCTCCGAATCGCCGTCTTCGCCCCCTTCAATTACGGCAAATCTACTTTATTGAACGCAATCTTGGGTGAACGCGCTTTACCAATTGACCTGATTCCAACCACAGGCGCAGCAATTCGAGTCCAATACGGTGAGACGCTACAAACCACGATTCAATTTAACGACGATCGCACGATTACCGAAACCGGAACTGACCTTCTCAAGCAGTTTGCCATTTTAGATAACGATCGGCGGATGCGCGAAGATGTCAAATCTGTTGAAGTATTCTGTCCCCATCCTTTTCTCAAAACTGGGATTGAATTCATTGATCTACCTGGAACCGACGATCGCGAAGCTCAAGATACTTTAGTCAAAAATCAACTCCTGAGCACAGATGTGATCATTCAAGTGCTCGATGGTCGGAAGCTAATGACATTAGGAGAGCGAGAACAGCTTCGAGATTGGTTACTCGATCGCGGTATTACAACCGTGATTTTCGTCGTCAATTTCCTAAATCTGCTCGATCCTGACGATCAAAAGCAAGTTTACTCTCGCCTCAGATTTGTCGCAGAAAGTTTTCGATCGCACTTACCGCCCGGAATCAGTAATCTCTATCGAGTCGATGCACTCCCAGCGCTACGCGCTCGGTTGAAAGGTGAAAGTTCTGCCGCACAAGCATCAGGATTGCCGATTTTTGAATCTGCATTACAAACGATCGCCGCTCATTTCCAAAATTCACGCACCACTCAGACGGCACGAATTCAAGCGATCACGGTTCAAATCAAACAACAACTCCAGCAGAAAATTAGCGATCTAGAATCAGAAATTCGTACTGAAACAGAAACGCTCAATCAACGATTTCAAATTCAGCAAAAAGCACAAGGATTGATTCAAAAAGGCTTTGAATCGAGCTTACAAGAATTCCGCGATTGGTTAACTCTCGATCGACTGCTCTCGCGATACCAGCTCGAAGCAGGCCTCGCCTTGCAGACTCAAACTTTTAGAAGCTGGGAAACTGGAGCCTTTAAGCGAAGCGCGATCGACTACCAGCAAGAACTCGTGAAATGGGTACATCAAGCTTGCGAATTCTTTGATCAACCTCGCCCAAAACAACTTGTCCTCACATTTCCACCGATCAAGCAAGAACTCGTTGAGATCCAGGAATCGGGTGACGACTCTTCCACTCTCGATTTGCTATTTGGTCGGAAGATCGCCTCTGTAATGCGAGAAAGTGCCTCATTTTTATTCGATGATCAACCGATGAAAAGACCTAATCCGCAGCACTCATTAGAAGCCTATCAAGAACTCATCCAAACCTATTTCACGCATTTTAGTCAGTTAAATTTAGCCGCGATCGACCAATACGAACAATCCGCAACCCCTATCTTGCAGTTTGAACTCAAACCCAGTGCATCTGAAATCCCAAGACATCATCAGTTGCAACTGTTGCGATCGCAATTCGCTAAGATCTTGGAGACTTCTGAATCGCATCACGAAGGCTAA
- a CDS encoding DciA family protein, producing MSFQELQSILGAIEPHYHSPERQQLRRILEHWTDLIGADLAAQAQPIAIQRNILEVATSSPVWTQTLVFKRPSILKQIRDRFAIDLSDIRFSTVQWRTPQSQPVIEGDLWQNHPSQLPAASQVTTQLPLFNDSRTAFERWSALIQRRSQHLPLCPNCKSPTPPGELERWTVCSLCAARNA from the coding sequence ATGTCGTTTCAAGAACTTCAATCGATTTTGGGTGCGATCGAGCCACACTATCATTCGCCAGAACGCCAGCAGCTTCGGCGAATTCTCGAACACTGGACAGATTTGATTGGTGCAGATCTCGCAGCCCAAGCTCAACCCATTGCGATTCAGCGCAACATCCTAGAAGTCGCGACTTCCAGCCCCGTCTGGACACAAACTCTAGTTTTCAAACGACCTAGCATCTTGAAGCAAATTCGCGATCGCTTCGCCATTGATTTGAGCGATATTCGTTTCTCGACGGTGCAATGGAGAACTCCCCAAAGTCAACCTGTCATCGAAGGCGACCTCTGGCAAAATCATCCCAGTCAACTGCCCGCAGCGTCTCAAGTCACAACTCAGTTGCCGCTATTTAATGACAGCCGTACCGCATTTGAACGTTGGTCGGCTTTGATTCAGCGTCGATCGCAACACTTACCTCTTTGCCCGAACTGCAAGAGTCCAACTCCGCCCGGTGAACTTGAGCGTTGGACGGTCTGTAGCCTCTGCGCCGCGAGGAATGCCTAG
- a CDS encoding LabA-like NYN domain-containing protein → MQLVPRANRRASSPKPEDGYDSGDLFSPSGSKDSLSSDRVGIFIDGSNLFYAAMQLGLEIDYSKLLKYLAGGRRLLRAYFYTGVDPGNEKQQGFLLWMRRHGYRVVTKDLIQHPDGSKHANLDVEIAVDMLELAQYCNTMVLLSGDGDLTYVVNSVSYRGVQVEVVSLQSMTSDSLVNIADRYVDLAKIKPLIQRDEVSDRVQVAT, encoded by the coding sequence ATGCAACTTGTGCCACGTGCAAACCGTCGGGCATCTTCACCCAAACCGGAAGATGGTTACGACTCAGGCGATTTATTCTCGCCGTCTGGTTCAAAGGATTCGCTCAGCAGCGATCGGGTTGGAATTTTTATTGATGGCTCGAATCTTTTTTATGCTGCAATGCAGCTTGGATTAGAGATCGATTACTCGAAGTTATTGAAATATCTAGCAGGCGGGAGAAGGCTGTTACGCGCTTATTTTTACACGGGAGTCGATCCGGGGAATGAGAAGCAGCAAGGCTTTCTGTTGTGGATGCGTCGCCATGGGTATCGAGTGGTGACGAAAGACTTGATTCAACACCCAGATGGATCGAAACATGCCAATTTAGATGTTGAAATCGCAGTCGATATGCTGGAATTGGCGCAGTACTGCAACACAATGGTTTTGCTCAGTGGAGATGGAGATCTAACCTATGTTGTGAATAGTGTCTCGTATCGGGGTGTGCAGGTTGAAGTTGTGAGTTTGCAGTCGATGACGAGCGATAGTTTGGTCAATATTGCCGATCGCTATGTCGATCTTGCTAAGATTAAGCCTTTGATTCAGCGCGATGAGGTGAGCGATCGAGTTCAGGTTGCGACTTAA
- a CDS encoding ion channel, which produces MKSRTRRSHQVKIHVENGRFQIEGMNTWFSYWRDPYHLVLTLPWTGVAAFIFVIYLGINVGFALLYMLGGDSVANATPGAFWDYFFFSVQTFASIGYGAMYPQTFYSNTLVTIEAISGLLAIAILAGLAFARFSRSTARVVFSKIAVITPHEGVPTLSFRAANKRRNLILEAQMRAYLFRDEETAEGQHIRRIHDLALVRSQTPGFALTWLVLHPIDQFSPLYGITPEEMIESNCVIQVNLSGIDETVTQVLHDRHSYVPQEILWNHRFVDIVHKTPDGHRVIDYAHFHDSEPL; this is translated from the coding sequence ATGAAATCTCGAACTCGACGCTCTCATCAAGTCAAAATCCATGTTGAAAATGGGCGGTTTCAAATTGAGGGCATGAATACCTGGTTCTCCTATTGGCGTGATCCTTATCATTTGGTCTTAACGCTACCTTGGACTGGAGTTGCTGCCTTCATTTTCGTGATCTATCTGGGTATTAATGTTGGATTCGCTCTACTCTATATGCTCGGCGGAGATAGCGTTGCCAATGCGACACCGGGAGCATTTTGGGATTACTTCTTCTTCAGTGTGCAAACCTTTGCTTCCATTGGGTATGGAGCAATGTATCCCCAAACGTTTTACTCGAATACGTTAGTCACGATCGAAGCAATCAGCGGTCTGCTTGCGATCGCCATTCTCGCTGGACTTGCTTTTGCTCGCTTTTCTCGCTCTACGGCACGAGTTGTGTTTAGCAAGATTGCAGTGATTACACCGCATGAAGGTGTTCCAACTTTAAGCTTTCGCGCTGCTAATAAACGGCGCAATCTGATCTTAGAAGCCCAGATGCGGGCCTATCTTTTCCGAGATGAAGAGACCGCAGAGGGACAACATATCCGGCGAATTCATGACTTAGCGTTAGTACGAAGTCAAACGCCCGGATTTGCGCTGACTTGGCTTGTGCTGCATCCTATTGATCAATTCAGCCCGCTTTATGGCATAACGCCTGAAGAAATGATTGAAAGCAATTGTGTCATCCAAGTTAACTTAAGCGGCATTGATGAAACAGTGACTCAAGTGCTGCACGATCGACATAGCTACGTGCCCCAAGAGATTCTATGGAATCATCGGTTTGTTGATATTGTCCATAAAACACCGGATGGACATCGGGTTATCGATTACGCGCACTTTCATGATTCCGAACCGCTTTAA
- a CDS encoding SGNH/GDSL hydrolase family protein produces the protein MRRTILNSKKAMWLILAFFLSAIAVTLPVMLPQFQRAVQPIDRLYVFGDSLSDVGNVFRATNGAVPAPPYYQGRHSNGKVWVEELADKLNLSADRVGNFAWGGATTGEVGMNQVPGILAQVQAFLKNQPRLNPQALFVVWAGSNDYLFSTETPTVSIDNLNESLQLLLNQGAKRLLVANLPDLGKLPATRQQENAQKLTNFAIAYNQALKVTLEKLEQPGLAISELDVFHIYQTALNDPNQYGFTNVTNACLETATNCDRFLFWDGIHPTATAHKVLGALAFEQVQREIVDRSART, from the coding sequence ATGAGACGAACTATTTTGAACTCGAAGAAAGCAATGTGGCTGATCCTTGCTTTTTTCTTATCCGCGATCGCGGTTACGCTTCCAGTAATGCTGCCTCAATTCCAACGCGCCGTTCAGCCCATTGATCGACTTTATGTATTTGGCGATAGTCTTTCAGATGTCGGGAATGTGTTTCGGGCAACGAACGGTGCAGTGCCAGCCCCACCGTACTATCAGGGTCGGCATTCTAACGGAAAGGTTTGGGTTGAAGAGCTAGCCGACAAGTTAAATTTGAGTGCCGATCGTGTTGGCAATTTTGCTTGGGGCGGAGCAACCACCGGAGAAGTGGGGATGAATCAGGTTCCAGGCATACTCGCTCAAGTTCAAGCTTTTCTCAAAAACCAGCCCAGACTTAACCCGCAAGCTTTGTTTGTCGTTTGGGCAGGTTCAAATGATTATCTCTTTAGTACAGAAACGCCGACTGTTTCGATTGATAATCTCAACGAATCGCTGCAATTACTTTTAAACCAAGGTGCAAAACGATTATTGGTGGCGAATTTACCAGATCTAGGAAAGCTGCCTGCAACACGCCAGCAAGAGAACGCTCAGAAGTTGACCAACTTTGCGATCGCATATAATCAAGCACTCAAAGTAACGCTTGAAAAGCTCGAACAACCAGGTTTAGCCATCTCCGAACTCGATGTATTTCATATCTATCAAACTGCATTGAACGATCCAAACCAGTATGGCTTTACGAATGTGACGAACGCCTGTTTAGAGACTGCGACAAACTGCGATCGCTTTCTATTTTGGGACGGAATCCATCCGACTGCTACCGCACATAAAGTACTTGGAGCTTTAGCATTTGAGCAAGTGCAACGTGAAATTGTCGATCGAAGCGCCCGAACTTGA
- a CDS encoding DUF2927 domain-containing protein, protein MKSKVQLVSHSLILTGALTLGILAVGIGRSLSSFQKDDSTMGGGSISSNTANPMQISQAKTIRPTSGFNREQIDYFMEVAIGSEYNQESIPKIRKWSGNIRIQVLGKPTQADLRTLETVISELNTLANGAIRLQLVDRSPNIRMHFAPETQFRQLEPAYVPVNFGFFVTRWNHRGIINSANILITTTGVTQQERSHLIREELTQSLGLMRDSYRYANSMFYQPWTDITRFSEIDKALIRMLYMPELKPGMTKAEVLNVLNAFQARSR, encoded by the coding sequence ATGAAATCGAAGGTGCAACTGGTCAGTCACAGCTTGATCTTGACTGGCGCTTTGACATTGGGCATTTTGGCAGTAGGCATTGGGCGATCGCTCTCTTCTTTCCAAAAAGACGACTCTACAATGGGCGGAGGTTCGATCTCATCAAATACTGCGAATCCGATGCAGATTTCTCAAGCAAAAACGATTCGTCCCACTTCTGGATTCAATCGAGAGCAGATTGATTACTTTATGGAAGTCGCCATCGGGTCAGAATACAACCAAGAATCGATTCCCAAAATTCGCAAATGGAGCGGCAATATCCGCATTCAAGTACTAGGTAAACCGACTCAAGCCGATCTTAGAACTCTAGAAACCGTAATCAGCGAGCTAAATACCCTAGCAAATGGCGCAATTCGGCTGCAACTCGTTGATCGCAGTCCCAACATCAGGATGCATTTTGCGCCAGAAACGCAGTTCAGGCAGCTTGAGCCTGCCTATGTTCCAGTCAATTTCGGCTTCTTCGTCACCCGTTGGAATCACCGCGGCATCATCAATTCCGCCAATATCTTGATCACCACGACAGGTGTCACCCAGCAAGAGCGATCTCATCTCATCCGAGAAGAATTAACTCAATCGCTTGGGTTAATGCGCGATTCTTACCGCTATGCCAACAGCATGTTCTATCAGCCTTGGACAGATATCACTCGCTTCTCAGAAATCGATAAAGCCCTGATCCGAATGCTGTACATGCCCGAACTGAAGCCAGGCATGACCAAGGCAGAAGTTTTGAATGTCTTGAATGCATTCCAGGCGCGATCGCGCTAG
- a CDS encoding PspA/IM30 family protein, which produces MGLFDRIWRVIRANLNDLVGKMEDPEKILEQTVLDMQNDLIQLRQAVAQAIATQKRTERQASQARTNSEEWYRRAQLALQKGDENLAREALARRKSYVETASAMEAQLSQQGAIVTQLKQNMMKLESKISEAKTKKDMYIARARSAKASEQLNEMLNRVGTGSAMNAFERMEDKVLQLEARSEAMAELSGDSLEKRFEALGQGDEIDAELAAMKGQINQGALPQSQPVDPELEKLRSEIRRSM; this is translated from the coding sequence ATGGGATTGTTTGACCGAATTTGGCGCGTGATTCGTGCAAATTTAAATGACCTGGTTGGCAAAATGGAAGATCCAGAGAAAATTCTGGAGCAGACCGTTTTGGACATGCAGAATGACCTGATTCAGCTTCGCCAAGCTGTCGCACAAGCGATCGCGACTCAAAAACGCACTGAACGCCAAGCGTCTCAAGCCCGAACGAATTCAGAGGAATGGTATCGTCGCGCCCAGTTAGCGCTGCAAAAAGGCGATGAGAATCTGGCAAGAGAAGCATTAGCGCGACGAAAAAGCTACGTAGAAACGGCAAGTGCGATGGAAGCGCAGCTAAGCCAGCAAGGTGCGATCGTCACTCAGCTGAAGCAGAACATGATGAAGCTTGAGAGCAAGATTTCAGAAGCGAAGACGAAGAAAGATATGTACATTGCGCGCGCGCGATCGGCAAAAGCGTCTGAGCAATTAAATGAAATGCTAAATCGAGTCGGAACGGGTAGCGCCATGAATGCGTTTGAGCGCATGGAAGATAAAGTCTTGCAGCTTGAAGCGCGATCGGAAGCAATGGCAGAATTAAGTGGAGATAGCTTGGAGAAGCGGTTTGAGGCATTAGGTCAAGGTGACGAAATCGATGCTGAACTCGCCGCAATGAAAGGTCAGATCAATCAGGGGGCATTGCCGCAGAGCCAGCCGGTTGATCCGGAGTTAGAGAAATTGCGCTCAGAGATTCGGCGGTCAATGTAA